One part of the Dermacentor silvarum isolate Dsil-2018 chromosome 6, BIME_Dsil_1.4, whole genome shotgun sequence genome encodes these proteins:
- the LOC119455399 gene encoding vacuolar protein sorting-associated protein 4 isoform X2, which yields MSNNTALQKAIDLVTRATEEDKNKNYAEALRLYEHAVEYFLHAIRYEAQTDRAKESIRSKCVQYLDRAEKLKEYLRTKTKEKKPVKQGENSDKKEDNSSDSDDENPEKKKLMNQLEGAIVMEKPNVKWSDVAGLHAAKEALKEAVILPIKFPHLFTGKRKPWKGILLFGPPGTGKSYLAKAVATEANNSTFFSVSSSHLVSKWLGESEKLVRNLFEMARNQKPSIIFIDEIDSLCSTRSDNENDATRRIKTEFLVQMQGVGNDTDGILVLGATNIPWVLDSAIRRRFEKRIYIPLPEEPARMHMFKLHIGNTPHTLTEDDFKQLAKRSEGFSGADISVLVRDALMQPVRKVQTATHFRRVRGPSRSDPNVIVDDLLTPCSPGSPGAIEMSWMDVPGEKLLEPTVTMSDMLLSLSTAKPTVNDADLDKLRKFMNDFGQEG from the exons ATGAGTAACAACACGGCTCTTCAAAAAGCgatcgacctggtgacgagggcCACCGAGGAGGACAAGAACAAGAACTACGCCGAAGCCCTGCGCCTCTACGAGCATGCCGTGGAGTACTTTCTTCATGCTATCAGGTACGAAGCTCAGACTGATCGGGCGAAGGAAAGTATCAGATCTAAGTGTGTCCAGTACTTGGACAGGGCTGAAAAGCTTAAGGAATACCTCCGCACCAAGACCAAGGAGAAGAAACCCGTGAAACAGGGCGAGAACAGCGACAAAAAGGAAGACAACAGCTCGGACAGCGACGATGAGAACCCGGAGAAGAAAAAACTCATGAATCAATTAGAAGGTGCCATCGTCATGGAAAAGCCGAACGTCAAATGGTCCGACGTCGCCGGATTGCATGCGGCCAAAGAAGCCCTGAAGGAGGCTGTCATACTGCCCATCAAGTTCCCCCACCTGTTCACGGGTAAGCGCAAACCGTGGAAGGGCATCCTGCTTTTCGGACCCCCAGGTACGGGAAAGTCTTATCTAGCCAAGGCGGTGGCCACCGAAGCGAACAACTCGACGTTTTTCTCGGTGTCGTCGTCCCACCTCGTCTCGAAATGGCTCGGCGAAAGCGAAAAGCTGGTCCGCAATCTCTTCGAAATGGCACGCAACCAGAAGCCGAGCATTATCTTCATCGACGAGATAGACTCCCTCTGTAGCACCCGGTCTGACAACGAGAATGACGCCACTCGGCGCATCAAGACGGAATTCCTGGTGCAGATGCAAGGTGTGGGCAACGACACCGACGGCATCCTAGTGCTGGGAGCCACCAACATCCCCTGGGTCCTGGATTCAGCCATTCGGAGGCGCTTTGAGAAGCGTATCTACATTCCGCTGCCGGAGGAACCTGCCAGAATGCACATGTTTAAG CTGCACATTGGCAACACGCCTCATACCTTGACAGAAGATGACTTCAAGCAGCTGGCCAAACGCAGTGAAGGTTTCAGCGGAGCTGACATCTCGGTGCTTGTGCGCGATGCCCTGATGCAGCCCGTGCGTAAGGTACAGACAGCAACCCACTTCAGGAGGGTGCGAGGGCCATCACGCAGTGACCCCAACGTCATTGTGGATGACCTCTTGACGCCCTGCTCTCCCGGTAGCCCCGGTGCTATCGAAATGTCATGGATGGATGTGCCAGGCGAGAAGCTCCTTGAGCCGACGGTCACCATGAGCGACATGCTCCTCTCCCTGTCGACTGCCAAGCCGACCGTCAACGATGCCGACCTCGACAAATTGAGGAAGTTCATGAATGACTTTGGCCAGGAAGGCTAA